From a region of the Gymnogyps californianus isolate 813 chromosome 22, ASM1813914v2, whole genome shotgun sequence genome:
- the EVA1B gene encoding protein eva-1 homolog B isoform X2 — protein sequence METRRRDMELLSNSMAAYAHIRANPESFGLYFVLGVCFGLVLTLCLLVLRLSCRSPTRPLPHPRDLSEDEEEEDEEEDEEEEDTVDRAASESLLPVTEIPLDSHGPGDGALAVNVFASAEELERAQRLEERERIIREIWRNGQPDILGTGTLGRVHYY from the exons ATGGAGACCCGCAGGCGGGACATGGAGCTGCTGAGCAACAGCATGGCCGCATACGCACACATCCGAG ccaACCCCGAGAGCTTCGGGCTCTACTTCGTGCTGGGTGTCTGCTTCGGGCTGGTGCTGACCCTGTGCCTGCTGGTGCTGCGCCTCTCCTGCCGGTCCCCTACGCGCCCCCTGCCCCACCCACGGGACCTCAgcgaggacgaggaggaggaggatgaggaggaggatgaggaagaggaggacacCGTCGACCGCGCAGCGTCCGAGTCACTGCTGCCGGTGACCGAGATCCCGCTGGACAGCCATGGCCCCGGGGACGGGGCGCTGGCCGTCAACGTCTTCGCCTCGGCGGAGGAGCTGGAGCGGGCGCAGCGGCTGGAGGAGCGCGAGCGCATCATCCGTGAGATCTGGCGCAACGGGCAGCCCGACATCCTGGGCACCGGCACCCTGGGCCGTGTCCACTACTACTGA
- the EVA1B gene encoding protein eva-1 homolog B isoform X1, with translation MLNRPFSLFPLSSQSAAALCPPLCSADAEHVPSLETLSTAGRRMETRRRDMELLSNSMAAYAHIRANPESFGLYFVLGVCFGLVLTLCLLVLRLSCRSPTRPLPHPRDLSEDEEEEDEEEDEEEEDTVDRAASESLLPVTEIPLDSHGPGDGALAVNVFASAEELERAQRLEERERIIREIWRNGQPDILGTGTLGRVHYY, from the exons ATGCTAAACAgacctttctctctcttccctctctccagcCAAAGTGCAGCGG CCCTGTGTCCC CCCCTGTGTTCTGCAGATGCCGAGCACGTGCCATCCCTGGAGACGCTGAGCACGGCCGGGCGCAGGATGGAGACCCGCAGGCGGGACATGGAGCTGCTGAGCAACAGCATGGCCGCATACGCACACATCCGAG ccaACCCCGAGAGCTTCGGGCTCTACTTCGTGCTGGGTGTCTGCTTCGGGCTGGTGCTGACCCTGTGCCTGCTGGTGCTGCGCCTCTCCTGCCGGTCCCCTACGCGCCCCCTGCCCCACCCACGGGACCTCAgcgaggacgaggaggaggaggatgaggaggaggatgaggaagaggaggacacCGTCGACCGCGCAGCGTCCGAGTCACTGCTGCCGGTGACCGAGATCCCGCTGGACAGCCATGGCCCCGGGGACGGGGCGCTGGCCGTCAACGTCTTCGCCTCGGCGGAGGAGCTGGAGCGGGCGCAGCGGCTGGAGGAGCGCGAGCGCATCATCCGTGAGATCTGGCGCAACGGGCAGCCCGACATCCTGGGCACCGGCACCCTGGGCCGTGTCCACTACTACTGA